From one Mycolicibacterium sp. HK-90 genomic stretch:
- a CDS encoding sorbosone dehydrogenase family protein, with product MRVWAARSAVALITAAALVACGTEPESAPPPSPSPSSSEQPPTGLASVLVQVPDQLAQAPLDEPRRAQIPAGWTIEVIARVPKARMAAFAPDGALLISQPSTGQVLTVRPDQRTLLDGLEQPHGLFFAGSTLYVAESNRVDAYDYVDGRAVNRRTIAGDLPDAKSPDLHGAYAHALKSVVVGSDGAVYFSIGSTGNISAEDRTATPPRATIMRVPPGGGPAEPFATGVRNGTGLAFAPDGSLWTAVNNRDNVADPQGRVVPDYVDDHPPESVAKLTPGRELGWPYCNPDGTPPAGFIRDMETNADGSEMDCAALPAVEQTLGAHSAPLGMSFAELPEPYGPGALVGVHGSWNRQSPQAPEVSFFSWNSGILGPQETLVGGFQSDDGTRWGRPVAAIAGPDGAVYVTDDYAGAVYRLAPTP from the coding sequence ATGCGGGTTTGGGCGGCGCGTAGCGCGGTTGCACTGATCACCGCGGCCGCACTGGTCGCGTGCGGAACGGAGCCCGAAAGCGCACCTCCCCCGTCTCCGTCGCCGTCGAGCTCTGAGCAGCCCCCCACCGGCCTGGCGTCGGTCCTCGTGCAGGTGCCGGACCAATTGGCCCAGGCCCCGCTCGACGAACCTCGCCGCGCTCAGATCCCGGCCGGGTGGACGATCGAGGTGATCGCCCGGGTGCCCAAGGCCAGGATGGCCGCGTTCGCCCCGGACGGTGCGCTGCTGATCTCCCAGCCCAGCACCGGGCAGGTGCTGACCGTGCGTCCCGATCAACGCACCCTGCTCGACGGGCTGGAACAACCGCACGGGCTGTTCTTCGCCGGCTCGACGCTGTATGTGGCCGAGAGCAATCGCGTCGACGCCTACGACTATGTCGACGGCCGGGCGGTCAACCGCCGCACCATCGCCGGTGATCTCCCCGACGCCAAGAGTCCCGATCTGCACGGCGCCTATGCTCACGCGCTCAAGAGCGTCGTCGTGGGATCCGATGGCGCGGTGTACTTTTCGATCGGATCGACGGGCAACATCTCGGCCGAGGACCGCACCGCCACACCTCCACGCGCCACGATCATGCGGGTGCCGCCCGGCGGCGGACCGGCCGAACCGTTCGCCACCGGGGTGCGCAACGGGACCGGCCTGGCCTTCGCCCCGGACGGCTCGCTGTGGACCGCGGTCAACAATCGCGACAACGTGGCCGACCCGCAGGGCCGGGTGGTGCCCGACTATGTGGACGATCATCCGCCGGAGTCGGTCGCCAAGCTGACACCCGGACGCGAATTGGGTTGGCCGTACTGCAATCCCGACGGCACGCCGCCGGCCGGGTTCATCCGGGACATGGAGACCAACGCGGACGGGTCCGAGATGGATTGTGCGGCCCTGCCCGCGGTCGAGCAGACGCTGGGTGCGCACTCTGCCCCGCTGGGCATGAGTTTCGCGGAGCTGCCCGAGCCCTACGGCCCCGGAGCGCTCGTCGGGGTACACGGTTCATGGAACCGTCAGTCACCACAAGCTCCGGAAGTGTCGTTCTTCAGTTGGAACAGCGGCATATTGGGGCCGCAGGAGACGCTGGTCGGGGGATTCCAGTCCGACGACGGCACCCGGTGGGGTCGCCCGGTGGCCGCGATCGCCGGTCCGGACGGCGCCGTGTACGTCACCGACGACTACGCCGGTGCGGTGTACCGGCTGGCGCCGACACCCTAG
- a CDS encoding pirin-like bicupin family protein — protein sequence MATVDIRRADDRGLSTTDWLQSRHSFSFADYYDPANTHHGLLLVNNDDIVAPAAGFDTHPHRDMEIVTWVLSGRLAHQDSMGNSGVIYPGLAQRMSAGTGVQHSEKNGSDSEPVHFVQMWVLPDEAGVTPSYQQQEIELGATLTPIASGAADAAVTLHNANATLYGSRLRPGNAIELPQARYVHLFVARGTVTLEGSGALAEGDAARLTDSGGQRVVADTDAEILVWEMNAGLGGA from the coding sequence ATGGCCACCGTCGACATCCGCCGCGCCGATGACCGTGGTCTGAGCACGACGGACTGGCTGCAGTCTCGACATTCGTTCTCGTTCGCCGACTACTACGACCCGGCCAACACCCATCACGGCCTGTTGCTGGTGAACAACGACGACATCGTGGCGCCGGCTGCCGGCTTTGACACCCACCCGCACCGGGACATGGAGATCGTCACGTGGGTGCTGTCCGGCCGGTTGGCGCACCAGGATTCGATGGGCAACTCGGGGGTGATCTATCCGGGCCTGGCTCAGCGGATGTCGGCCGGCACCGGTGTGCAGCATTCCGAGAAGAACGGATCCGACAGCGAGCCCGTGCATTTCGTGCAGATGTGGGTGCTGCCCGACGAAGCCGGGGTGACGCCCAGCTATCAGCAGCAAGAGATCGAGCTGGGGGCCACGCTGACGCCGATCGCCTCCGGCGCTGCCGACGCCGCCGTCACCCTGCACAACGCCAACGCCACGCTCTACGGCTCCCGGTTACGGCCCGGCAACGCCATCGAGCTACCTCAGGCCCGCTATGTCCACCTGTTCGTCGCGCGCGGCACCGTCACGCTGGAAGGCTCCGGGGCGCTGGCCGAAGGTGATGCCGCGCGGCTCACCGACTCTGGTGGACAGCGCGTCGTCGCCGACACCGATGCCGAGATCCTGGTATGGGAGATGAATGCGGGTTTGGGCGGCGCGTAG
- a CDS encoding SDR family NAD(P)-dependent oxidoreductase: MDINGASAIVTGGASGIGAATARQLAAKGAKVVVADLQADKGEALAKEIGGAFVTVDVTDTEQIEAAVNKAAELGPLRALVNSAGIGWAQRTIGKDGEFASAHNLDAYKKVLAINLVGTFDCIRLAATAMSRNELTDTGERGAIVNMTSVAAFDGQIGQAAYSSSKGGVVGLTLPVARDLSAVGIRVNTVAPGLIDTPIYGEGEASEAFKAKLGESVLFPHRLGKPDELASMVVELLTNSYMNAEVVRVDGGIRMPPK; encoded by the coding sequence GTGGATATCAATGGAGCTAGCGCAATCGTCACCGGTGGCGCATCAGGTATCGGCGCGGCAACCGCCCGCCAGCTGGCAGCAAAGGGAGCCAAGGTCGTCGTCGCCGACCTGCAGGCAGACAAGGGCGAGGCCCTCGCCAAGGAGATCGGCGGCGCGTTCGTCACCGTCGACGTCACCGACACCGAGCAGATCGAGGCCGCCGTCAACAAGGCCGCCGAACTCGGCCCGCTGCGCGCCCTGGTGAACTCGGCCGGTATCGGCTGGGCCCAGCGCACCATCGGCAAGGACGGCGAATTCGCCTCCGCACACAATCTGGACGCCTACAAGAAGGTCCTGGCGATCAACCTGGTCGGCACCTTCGACTGCATCCGGCTGGCCGCCACCGCGATGAGCCGCAACGAGCTCACCGACACCGGCGAGCGTGGCGCGATCGTCAACATGACCAGCGTCGCGGCCTTCGACGGCCAGATCGGCCAGGCCGCCTACTCGTCGTCCAAGGGCGGCGTCGTCGGCCTGACCCTCCCGGTCGCGCGCGACCTGTCCGCGGTGGGCATCCGCGTCAACACCGTGGCACCCGGCCTGATCGACACCCCGATCTACGGCGAGGGCGAGGCCTCCGAGGCATTCAAGGCCAAGCTGGGTGAGTCGGTGCTGTTCCCGCACCGCCTCGGCAAGCCCGACGAGCTGGCCTCCATGGTCGTCGAGCTGCTGACCAACTCGTACATGAACGCCGAGGTGGTCCGCGTCGACGGCGGCATCCGGATGCCACCCAAGTAA
- a CDS encoding YkvA family protein: MVDTWWGSALIGLGVALLVSWVVMVIALLIVRPRGNLLTEALRLLPDLLRLIRRLAADKTLPRGVRVRLALLVAYLALPIDVIPDFIPVLGYADDAIIVTVVLRSVVCHAGLDAVRAHWPGTDDGFDALVRLTGLK; the protein is encoded by the coding sequence GTGGTCGACACCTGGTGGGGCAGCGCACTGATCGGCCTCGGCGTTGCGTTGCTCGTGAGTTGGGTCGTGATGGTGATCGCGTTGCTCATCGTGCGCCCCCGCGGGAATCTGCTCACCGAGGCGCTCCGGTTGCTTCCCGACCTGCTGCGGCTGATCCGGCGCCTGGCCGCGGACAAGACACTGCCTCGCGGCGTGCGGGTCCGCTTGGCGCTGCTGGTGGCGTATCTGGCGCTGCCGATCGATGTGATCCCCGATTTCATCCCGGTGCTCGGCTACGCCGACGACGCCATCATCGTCACCGTGGTGCTCCGCAGCGTGGTGTGCCACGCCGGGTTGGACGCCGTTCGGGCGCACTGGCCGGGCACAGATGACGGGTTCGATGCCCTGGTGCGGCTGACGGGCCTGAAGTAG
- a CDS encoding NDMA-dependent alcohol dehydrogenase gives MKTKGALLWELNSPFKVDEIDLGDPVADEVQIRMHAAGMCHSDYHLTTGATPMALPALGGHEGAGVVTKVGKNVTGIEEGDHVILAFIPACGECPPCLKGFRSLCDRGAVLLGGKAIADGRSWIHAGGREVSPMNLLGTFAPYMTVHKDSVVKIDKDIPFETAAIMGCAVPTGFGSATNVADVKPGETVIVVGVGGIGMSALQGAVISGAKHVIAIDPNEWKREQAIKFGATHVYPSMAEAIAPIIDVTHGLMGDKVIIAVGEMKGEYIEEAMILTAKTGTCVVTGMGSMMDADVKLNLFLFTMLQKTLKGNIFGGGNSHVETPRLTALYKSGLLNIDDMITRTYKLEDINQGYQDMLDGNNIRGVITFDESDW, from the coding sequence ATGAAGACCAAAGGCGCCCTGCTGTGGGAACTCAACTCGCCATTCAAGGTCGATGAGATCGACCTGGGCGACCCCGTCGCCGACGAAGTACAGATCCGGATGCATGCCGCGGGCATGTGCCACTCCGACTACCACCTCACCACCGGGGCCACCCCGATGGCGCTGCCCGCGCTGGGCGGCCATGAGGGCGCCGGCGTGGTCACCAAGGTCGGCAAGAACGTCACCGGCATCGAGGAGGGCGATCACGTCATCCTCGCCTTCATCCCGGCCTGTGGGGAATGTCCGCCGTGTCTGAAGGGCTTCCGCTCGTTGTGTGACCGCGGCGCGGTCCTGCTCGGTGGGAAGGCCATCGCCGACGGCCGAAGCTGGATCCACGCCGGCGGCCGTGAGGTGTCGCCGATGAACCTGCTCGGAACCTTCGCGCCGTACATGACGGTGCACAAGGATTCGGTCGTCAAGATCGACAAGGACATCCCGTTCGAGACCGCGGCCATCATGGGCTGCGCGGTGCCGACCGGCTTCGGCTCGGCCACCAACGTCGCCGACGTCAAGCCCGGCGAGACCGTCATCGTCGTCGGTGTCGGCGGTATCGGCATGAGCGCGCTGCAGGGCGCGGTGATCTCCGGCGCCAAGCACGTCATCGCGATCGACCCGAACGAGTGGAAGCGCGAGCAGGCCATCAAGTTCGGCGCCACGCACGTCTACCCGTCGATGGCCGAGGCCATCGCGCCCATCATCGACGTCACCCACGGCCTGATGGGCGACAAGGTCATCATCGCCGTCGGCGAGATGAAGGGTGAGTACATCGAAGAGGCGATGATCCTGACCGCCAAGACCGGCACCTGCGTGGTGACGGGCATGGGCTCGATGATGGATGCCGACGTCAAGCTCAACCTGTTCCTGTTCACGATGTTGCAGAAGACGTTGAAGGGCAACATCTTCGGTGGCGGCAACTCGCACGTCGAGACGCCACGACTGACGGCGCTGTACAAGTCGGGGCTGCTCAACATCGACGACATGATCACCCGGACCTACAAGCTCGAGGACATCAATCAGGGCTACCAGGACATGTTGGACGGCAACAACATTCGCGGCGTCATCACGTTCGACGAGTCGGACTGGTAA
- a CDS encoding VOC family protein, whose protein sequence is MTHINAAIVPNLWFDREAEQAAQHYIAAFGGNGRILNTIASHPDSPSPQDVPVVVEFELSGQRFVGINGGPQFTFNEAVSLEVRVTGQQELDRLWAALSDGGEELPCGWLKDKYGLAWQITPTEYYDLLAKGDSEADARLMSAVLATMGKFDIAALEAAYKGA, encoded by the coding sequence ATGACCCACATCAACGCAGCCATCGTCCCCAACCTCTGGTTCGACCGGGAGGCCGAACAGGCCGCCCAGCACTACATCGCCGCATTCGGCGGCAACGGCCGCATCCTCAACACCATCGCCTCGCACCCCGATTCGCCGTCACCGCAGGACGTGCCGGTGGTGGTCGAATTCGAGCTCTCCGGACAGCGCTTCGTCGGTATCAACGGCGGCCCGCAGTTCACCTTCAACGAAGCCGTATCGCTGGAGGTACGCGTCACCGGCCAGCAGGAGCTGGATCGGCTCTGGGCTGCCCTGAGCGACGGCGGCGAGGAATTGCCGTGTGGCTGGCTCAAGGACAAGTACGGACTGGCCTGGCAGATCACCCCGACCGAGTACTACGACCTGCTGGCCAAGGGAGACTCCGAGGCCGACGCCCGCTTGATGTCCGCGGTGCTCGCCACGATGGGCAAGTTCGACATCGCCGCCCTGGAGGCCGCCTACAAGGGCGCCTGA
- a CDS encoding sigma-70 family RNA polymerase sigma factor: MSEVLRKLANVTVLAHRLDDDSPADAFLADAQRYRRELLAHCYRMTGSLHDAEDLVQETYLRAWKAYGGFEGKSSVRTWLYRIATNTCLTALEGRQRRPLPSGLGNPSSSPTDEISEHHEIPWLQPLPDSSDDPEDPSTIVGTRDSVRLAFVAALQHLSARQRAVLVMREVLQWKAAEVGEAIGASTAAVNSLLQRARAQLDAVSPSQDDEISPPDSEHAQNLLRNYMAAFEAYDIDKLVELFTAEAIWEMPPFDSWYRGPEAIGDLSRYKCPAEQAGDMRLIPTTANGQPAAAMYFLNRETGRHEPFQLHVLDIGKDGISHVVAFMEPSLFDKFGLPASL, translated from the coding sequence ATGTCGGAGGTGCTGCGTAAGCTCGCGAATGTGACGGTCCTCGCCCACCGCCTCGATGACGACAGCCCGGCCGATGCGTTCCTGGCCGATGCCCAGCGCTACCGCCGTGAGCTGCTGGCGCACTGCTACCGGATGACCGGCTCACTGCACGATGCCGAAGACCTGGTGCAGGAGACCTATCTGCGGGCCTGGAAGGCCTACGGGGGTTTCGAGGGCAAGTCCTCGGTGCGCACCTGGTTGTATCGCATTGCCACCAACACATGCCTCACGGCGCTGGAGGGCCGGCAACGCCGCCCGTTGCCGTCCGGCCTGGGTAATCCGAGTTCATCGCCCACCGACGAGATCTCCGAGCACCATGAGATCCCGTGGCTGCAGCCACTCCCGGATTCCAGCGACGATCCGGAGGATCCGAGCACCATCGTCGGGACGCGGGATTCGGTGCGGCTGGCGTTCGTAGCCGCGCTGCAGCATCTGTCGGCCCGGCAACGTGCGGTGCTGGTGATGCGTGAGGTACTGCAGTGGAAGGCCGCGGAGGTGGGTGAGGCCATCGGGGCCTCCACCGCGGCCGTCAACAGCCTGCTGCAACGGGCCCGGGCCCAACTCGACGCGGTCAGCCCCAGCCAGGACGACGAGATCTCCCCGCCGGACTCCGAGCACGCCCAGAACCTGCTGCGCAACTACATGGCCGCGTTCGAGGCCTACGACATCGACAAGCTCGTCGAGCTGTTCACCGCGGAGGCGATCTGGGAGATGCCGCCGTTCGACAGCTGGTACCGGGGGCCGGAGGCCATCGGCGACCTGTCCCGGTACAAGTGCCCGGCCGAGCAGGCCGGCGACATGCGGCTCATCCCGACGACCGCCAATGGCCAGCCTGCCGCGGCGATGTACTTCCTGAACCGCGAGACGGGTCGGCACGAGCCCTTTCAGCTGCACGTCCTCGACATCGGCAAGGACGGCATCTCCCATGTGGTGGCGTTCATGGAACCGTCATTGTTCGACAAGTTCGGGCTGCCCGCGTCGCTCTGA
- a CDS encoding alpha/beta hydrolase, giving the protein MTSTRSEQTFDGVGGVRIVYEVWTPDIAPRGVVVLSHGLGEHAGRYHHVAQRFGAAGLAVYALDHRGHGRSGGKRVYLRDMSEYVGDFHTLVGIAATAHPKLPRIVLGHSMGGGIVFSYGVEYPDEYTAMVLSGPAVAAQAAVSPVLVVVAKALGKIAPGLPVENLDADAVSRDPEVVAAYKADPLVWHGKVPAGIARALIIVGQTMPQRASALTAPLLVVHGEKDRLVAADGSRHLVECVASQDVHLKVYPGLYHEVFNEPEKEVVLGDVTTWIETHL; this is encoded by the coding sequence GTGACCAGCACCCGCAGTGAACAGACCTTCGACGGCGTCGGCGGGGTCCGCATCGTCTACGAGGTGTGGACTCCCGACATCGCGCCGCGCGGCGTCGTCGTCCTCTCACACGGCCTGGGTGAGCATGCCGGGCGGTACCACCACGTCGCACAGCGGTTCGGTGCCGCCGGCCTGGCCGTCTACGCCCTGGATCACCGCGGGCACGGGCGCTCCGGCGGCAAGCGGGTGTACCTGCGCGACATGTCCGAGTACGTCGGCGACTTCCACACCCTGGTGGGGATCGCCGCCACCGCGCACCCGAAACTCCCGCGGATCGTGCTGGGTCACAGCATGGGCGGCGGCATCGTCTTCAGCTACGGCGTCGAGTACCCCGACGAATACACCGCGATGGTGCTGTCCGGACCTGCCGTGGCCGCGCAGGCAGCGGTGTCCCCGGTGCTCGTTGTCGTGGCCAAGGCCTTGGGCAAGATCGCGCCGGGACTGCCGGTGGAGAATCTCGACGCCGACGCGGTCTCCCGCGACCCGGAGGTGGTGGCGGCCTACAAGGCCGACCCGCTGGTATGGCACGGCAAGGTGCCCGCGGGTATCGCGCGGGCACTGATCATCGTGGGGCAGACCATGCCCCAGCGCGCCTCGGCCCTCACCGCGCCGCTGCTGGTGGTGCACGGCGAGAAGGACCGCCTGGTGGCCGCCGACGGCAGTCGCCACCTCGTCGAATGCGTGGCCTCTCAGGATGTCCACCTCAAGGTGTACCCGGGTCTGTACCACGAGGTGTTCAACGAGCCCGAGAAGGAGGTCGTGCTCGGCGACGTCACGACCTGGATCGAGACGCACCTGTGA
- a CDS encoding DUF2786 domain-containing protein encodes MSDDKMLARIAALLRQAEGTDNLHEAEAFMAAAQRLATATSIDLALARAHSAERTKAQMPVQRTITIGQAGARGLRTYVQLFVVIGMANDVKCDVASNSTFVYAYGFAEDIDATHALYTSLLLQMVKASESYIASGAHRPTPTITARLNFQLAFGARIGQRLTQAREEAQREADEVSRPGTAIALRDKDIELRSFYREASQARGTWRATSASAGYSSAARRAGDRAGRHARLGANPEISGARGALEK; translated from the coding sequence ATGAGTGACGACAAGATGCTGGCGCGCATCGCCGCGTTGTTGCGTCAGGCCGAGGGCACCGACAACCTGCACGAGGCCGAGGCCTTCATGGCCGCCGCCCAGCGGCTGGCCACCGCCACCTCGATCGACCTGGCCCTGGCCCGCGCGCACTCGGCAGAGCGCACCAAGGCGCAGATGCCGGTGCAGCGCACCATCACCATCGGCCAGGCCGGAGCACGCGGCCTGCGCACCTATGTGCAGCTGTTCGTGGTCATCGGGATGGCCAACGACGTGAAATGCGATGTGGCGTCCAACTCGACGTTCGTCTATGCCTACGGGTTCGCCGAGGACATCGACGCCACCCATGCGCTGTACACCAGCCTGCTGCTGCAGATGGTCAAGGCGTCGGAGAGCTATATCGCCTCGGGTGCTCACCGGCCCACCCCGACCATCACCGCCCGGCTCAACTTCCAGCTGGCCTTCGGCGCCCGCATCGGCCAGCGGCTCACCCAGGCTCGTGAGGAAGCGCAACGCGAGGCCGACGAGGTCTCCCGGCCGGGTACCGCTATCGCCTTGCGGGACAAGGATATCGAGCTTCGCAGTTTCTATCGGGAGGCGTCGCAGGCCCGCGGTACCTGGCGGGCGACGAGCGCGTCGGCGGGGTACTCGTCGGCGGCCCGGCGCGCAGGTGACCGGGCCGGCCGGCATGCCCGGCTCGGGGCGAACCCGGAGATCTCCGGGGCGCGTGGTGCTCTCGAGAAGTGA
- a CDS encoding TIGR04338 family metallohydrolase: MNARDSQRARVYAAEQFVRTMFDRAAQHSSRAIDFFGTSLTLPPEAKFGSVESVQRYVDDVVARVGAAPVAVRPRRGVTAAHYELIDGQAVIAVPERHTWALRELVVLHELAHHVSCADPPHGSDFVAAFCELCATVMGPEVGLVLRMVYAKEGVV, from the coding sequence GTGAACGCGCGCGACAGCCAACGGGCCCGCGTCTATGCCGCCGAGCAGTTCGTGCGGACCATGTTCGACCGTGCGGCCCAACATAGTTCGCGTGCGATCGACTTCTTCGGCACGTCGCTCACCCTGCCGCCAGAGGCGAAATTCGGATCCGTCGAGTCCGTGCAGCGCTATGTCGACGACGTGGTCGCCCGGGTCGGTGCTGCGCCGGTGGCGGTCCGGCCGCGCCGGGGTGTCACCGCTGCGCACTATGAGCTGATCGACGGCCAGGCCGTCATCGCCGTGCCCGAACGCCACACCTGGGCCCTGCGAGAGTTGGTGGTGCTGCACGAGCTCGCCCACCACGTGAGTTGTGCGGATCCGCCCCACGGGTCGGATTTCGTCGCCGCCTTCTGCGAGCTGTGCGCGACGGTGATGGGTCCGGAGGTCGGGCTGGTGCTCCGGATGGTGTACGCCAAAGAAGGTGTCGTTTAG
- a CDS encoding O-methyltransferase yields the protein MTEPRDVDLMFNEVLRTEDEALIAARESAQAEGMPAIEVSAQHGKLLSLLATISGARRVLEIGTLAGYSTINLARGVGPDGSVVTLEYEPRHAEVARANLERAGVADRVDVIVSAALDTLPRLAERGDVFDLVFIDADKENNIGYVEWAVKLGRPGSIIVVDNVTRFGRVLAPAADDHQAQAVRDMLEMMGSHPRLDTAAIQTVGTKGWDGFAVALVK from the coding sequence ATGACCGAACCCCGCGACGTCGACCTGATGTTCAACGAGGTGCTGCGCACCGAGGACGAGGCGTTGATTGCGGCGCGGGAGTCCGCGCAGGCCGAAGGCATGCCGGCCATCGAGGTGTCGGCCCAACACGGGAAGCTGCTGTCGCTGCTGGCCACCATCTCCGGAGCGCGACGGGTACTGGAGATCGGCACCCTCGCCGGGTACAGCACCATCAACCTGGCCCGCGGAGTCGGCCCGGACGGCAGCGTCGTCACCCTGGAATACGAGCCACGTCATGCCGAGGTGGCCCGGGCAAATCTGGAGCGCGCCGGGGTCGCTGACCGCGTCGATGTGATCGTCAGTGCCGCACTGGACACGCTGCCGCGGCTGGCCGAGCGCGGTGACGTGTTCGACCTCGTCTTCATCGACGCCGACAAGGAGAACAACATCGGCTATGTCGAGTGGGCGGTCAAACTGGGCCGGCCGGGCTCGATCATCGTGGTGGACAACGTGACCCGGTTCGGCCGGGTGCTGGCCCCTGCGGCCGACGATCACCAGGCGCAGGCGGTACGCGACATGCTGGAGATGATGGGCAGCCATCCGCGATTGGATACCGCAGCCATTCAGACCGTGGGTACCAAGGGCTGGGACGGATTCGCTGTCGCGCTCGTGAAGTAA
- a CDS encoding IS110 family transposase: MVVVGTDVHKRTHTFVAVDEVGRKLGEKVVKATTEGHLKALAWAREQFGEEVLWGIEDCRNLSARLERDLLTAGQSVVRVAPKLMSQARASARTRGKSDPIDALAVAQAVLRHPDLPIATHDEVSRELKLLVDRREDLVAQQTSTINRLRQRIHELDPAAEPKPASLHRAKPCAVLQDWLGTQHGVLAELARDELADIMGMTEAIDALAARIGERVQKVAPTLLALPGCGELTAAKLVAEAAGISRFRSEAAFARHNGTAPIPVWSGNTAGRVRLNRSGNRQLNAALHRIAITQLRIPDSAGQRYYRSRLANKATKDALRCLKRHLSRTVYRSLHADKHLSHTHEKPLEAIAA; the protein is encoded by the coding sequence ATGGTCGTCGTTGGAACCGATGTACACAAGCGCACCCATACCTTCGTCGCCGTCGACGAAGTCGGTCGCAAACTGGGCGAGAAGGTAGTCAAGGCCACCACCGAGGGACACCTCAAAGCATTGGCCTGGGCTCGCGAGCAGTTCGGGGAGGAAGTGCTGTGGGGTATCGAGGACTGCCGCAACCTCTCGGCGCGCCTCGAGCGTGATCTGCTCACCGCCGGGCAGTCGGTGGTGCGGGTGGCCCCGAAACTGATGTCTCAAGCTCGCGCTTCGGCGCGGACTCGCGGGAAGTCCGATCCGATCGATGCGTTAGCTGTCGCTCAGGCAGTGTTGCGCCATCCAGATCTGCCAATAGCCACCCACGATGAGGTCTCCCGTGAGCTCAAACTATTGGTTGATCGTCGTGAAGACCTTGTTGCGCAACAGACTTCAACGATCAACCGGCTCCGTCAACGAATCCACGAACTCGACCCCGCCGCCGAACCCAAACCCGCATCGCTGCACCGCGCCAAGCCCTGCGCAGTGCTTCAAGACTGGCTCGGCACCCAGCACGGCGTGTTGGCTGAGCTGGCTCGCGATGAGCTCGCCGACATCATGGGCATGACCGAGGCGATCGACGCCCTGGCCGCTCGTATCGGCGAGCGGGTGCAGAAGGTGGCCCCAACATTGTTGGCGTTGCCCGGTTGCGGTGAGCTGACTGCAGCCAAGCTCGTCGCCGAGGCCGCCGGCATCAGCCGTTTCCGCAGCGAAGCTGCCTTCGCCCGCCACAACGGCACCGCACCGATCCCAGTCTGGTCGGGTAACACCGCCGGGCGCGTCCGATTGAACCGCTCCGGCAACCGCCAACTCAACGCCGCGCTACACCGGATTGCCATCACCCAGCTCCGCATCCCTGACAGCGCCGGCCAGCGGTACTACCGCAGCCGCCTCGCCAACAAGGCAACCAAAGACGCTCTACGCTGCCTCAAACGCCATCTCTCCCGCACCGTCTACCGCAGCCTCCACGCCGACAAACACCTCAGCCACACCCACGAAAAACCCCTTGAAGCCATCGCCGCTTGA